The following are encoded together in the Candidatus Woesebacteria bacterium genome:
- a CDS encoding UvrD-helicase domain-containing protein has protein sequence MANKLLENLNTKQQEAVVFSGGPLLILAGAGSGKTRVLTHRAAWFVENKIAKPQNILLLTFTNKAAGEMKDRIDKLTNNAPSFAGTFHSFCVRLLRTDGVKIGIPSQFIIYDETDRKDAIREVLDKLDISDDSYKPASIAHQISDAKSQMLTPLAYSEIVRGEFQEVVFKVYLEYEKMLKEIGALDFDDLLLNGVRLLKEDLPTRDKWQKQLTHILVDEWQDTNKIQYNLTKLLVGKGNNITAVGDASQSIYSWRGADYKNINYLMDDYPGIKVINLERNYRSTENILSAANSIIKKNQSHPVLELWTEKGKGEKIKLYRAGNGLDEAQFVVDEIQKLTKLNKQSTLSDYAILYRTNAQSRVLEEALLHAGVPYTLVGGTNFYDRREVKDIIGYLRLLINDKDTVSRKRIEKLGKNRLKSFDNFTSSIAKKITSLTTIEIMDGLIASINYLEKFKRDSEENLQRLENIKELRSVASEFPVLSDFLENVSLVEAEQKSKNTIDSILGEAEGRVTLMTLHAAKGLEYPVVFMVGMEEGLFPHSRSLWDINELEEERRLAYVGITRAMNTLYLTFANRRLYFGLRTSNPPSRFIIDIPEELIESSVDTSFIDRSFDPSQNF, from the coding sequence ATGGCAAACAAGTTACTTGAAAATTTAAATACCAAACAACAAGAGGCGGTTGTATTTAGCGGCGGACCTTTACTTATTTTGGCTGGTGCAGGTAGTGGTAAAACACGAGTATTGACTCATCGAGCAGCATGGTTTGTAGAAAATAAAATTGCCAAACCGCAAAATATTTTACTGCTTACTTTTACCAACAAAGCAGCAGGTGAAATGAAAGACAGAATAGACAAGCTTACAAACAATGCCCCTTCTTTCGCGGGTACTTTTCATTCATTTTGCGTGCGACTACTGCGCACCGACGGTGTAAAGATCGGCATACCCTCGCAATTTATCATCTACGATGAAACCGACCGCAAAGACGCAATTCGAGAAGTTCTTGACAAATTGGACATCTCCGACGATTCATACAAGCCAGCTTCAATTGCGCATCAGATTTCCGATGCCAAGAGCCAAATGTTAACACCCCTTGCTTACTCCGAGATAGTAAGAGGTGAATTCCAGGAAGTTGTTTTTAAGGTGTACTTGGAATATGAAAAAATGCTTAAAGAAATCGGAGCATTGGATTTTGACGATTTGTTGTTAAACGGAGTACGGCTTCTCAAGGAAGATCTGCCGACAAGGGACAAATGGCAAAAACAATTGACTCACATTCTAGTTGATGAATGGCAAGACACCAATAAAATTCAATACAATCTCACCAAACTTCTTGTCGGAAAGGGAAATAATATAACTGCAGTTGGAGACGCCAGCCAATCTATCTATTCCTGGCGCGGAGCCGATTACAAAAATATTAATTATTTAATGGATGATTATCCGGGCATAAAAGTAATCAACCTTGAGAGAAACTACCGATCAACCGAAAACATATTAAGCGCAGCTAATTCGATTATTAAAAAAAATCAGAGCCATCCAGTTTTGGAACTTTGGACTGAAAAAGGAAAGGGTGAAAAAATTAAATTGTATAGAGCAGGAAACGGTTTGGATGAGGCACAGTTTGTTGTCGACGAAATCCAAAAACTGACTAAACTAAACAAACAAAGTACATTAAGTGATTATGCAATTTTGTATAGAACAAATGCGCAATCACGCGTACTCGAGGAAGCTCTTCTACATGCAGGCGTACCATATACCCTAGTGGGGGGAACAAATTTCTATGATCGCCGTGAAGTCAAAGACATTATCGGATATTTGAGACTGTTAATAAACGACAAGGACACGGTCTCTCGAAAAAGAATCGAAAAATTGGGTAAAAATCGCCTCAAGAGTTTTGACAATTTCACAAGCAGTATAGCAAAAAAAATTACTTCACTAACGACCATTGAAATTATGGATGGATTAATCGCAAGTATAAACTATCTTGAGAAGTTTAAAAGAGATTCGGAGGAGAATCTCCAAAGACTGGAGAATATCAAAGAGTTGCGAAGTGTAGCTAGTGAATTTCCAGTTCTTTCGGATTTTCTGGAAAACGTAAGCCTGGTTGAAGCTGAACAAAAAAGTAAAAACACAATCGACTCAATACTGGGTGAGGCTGAAGGCAGGGTTACACTTATGACCCTGCATGCCGCCAAGGGTCTAGAATATCCGGTTGTTTTTATGGTCGGCATGGAAGAAGGGCTCTTTCCTCATTCCAGAAGCTTGTGGGATATAAACGAATTGGAAGAAGAACGAAGACTTGCCTATGTGGGTATAACACGTGCCATGAACACTCTTTACCTTACCTTTGCAAACCGCAGGCTTTACTTTGGCCTAAGAACTTCAAATCCTCCGTCCAGATTTATTATTGACATTCCCGAAGAGTTAATTGAAAGCTCAGTGGACACATCTTTCATTGACAGATCCTTTGATCCATCGCAAAACTTCTAA
- a CDS encoding LCP family protein — protein sequence MDNTPHSQTIDKTPLPLGKQTKRKNRFIIKLKRKLFKHVWVIRTSLVLGFIALVYLVVLFIGLILKTTGADFYLSLASDFIFAPVEKMQSNDSKTNILILGKGGEGHEAPELTDTMMFVSVNHTRSKIVMISLPRDIWIPELRAKLNSAYYWGNKKQAGGGIVLAESAVEEVLGQPVHYSVVVDFTVFEKIIDEIGGIEVDVKNAFVDNKYPIKGRENDDCNGDVSLMCRYETIVFEKGVKHMDGALALKYVRSRNADGDEGTDFARSLRQQAIIKSIEEKVLSKEILLSPKKIRSLIDIVTYHTQTTLDPSALAILARRIYEAQDDMSTNVIPEDLLINPQISPDYDNLYVFTPRIITEDGKFVWNEVHTWADCQINENCNLTHNW from the coding sequence ATGGACAACACACCGCATAGCCAAACAATTGACAAGACACCGTTGCCACTTGGTAAACAAACCAAAAGAAAAAACAGGTTTATTATTAAACTAAAAAGAAAGCTTTTTAAGCATGTTTGGGTTATCAGGACGTCACTTGTTCTTGGATTTATAGCGCTAGTATATCTGGTCGTTTTATTTATAGGATTAATTTTAAAAACGACAGGGGCCGACTTTTATTTGTCATTAGCGTCCGATTTTATATTTGCTCCAGTCGAAAAGATGCAAAGCAATGACTCCAAAACAAACATATTGATTTTAGGGAAAGGTGGTGAAGGTCATGAAGCGCCGGAGCTGACTGACACGATGATGTTTGTCTCCGTGAACCACACTCGATCAAAAATTGTTATGATATCACTACCAAGAGATATTTGGATACCTGAGTTAAGAGCTAAGTTAAATAGTGCTTACTATTGGGGAAACAAAAAACAAGCCGGCGGAGGAATTGTACTAGCCGAGTCGGCTGTAGAAGAGGTATTGGGGCAACCGGTTCATTATAGCGTGGTTGTTGATTTCACGGTGTTTGAAAAAATAATCGATGAAATTGGTGGAATAGAGGTTGATGTCAAAAATGCTTTTGTTGACAACAAATATCCGATAAAAGGTAGGGAGAACGACGATTGTAACGGAGACGTAAGTTTAATGTGCAGGTATGAAACCATCGTCTTTGAAAAGGGTGTTAAACACATGGATGGCGCCTTAGCTCTCAAGTATGTACGCTCAAGAAATGCCGATGGAGATGAGGGTACTGATTTTGCACGCAGTCTACGTCAACAAGCGATAATAAAAAGCATAGAAGAAAAGGTATTAAGCAAAGAAATATTGCTGTCACCAAAAAAAATTCGTTCACTTATCGACATAGTCACATACCACACGCAGACCACCCTGGATCCAAGTGCACTTGCAATATTGGCACGACGAATATACGAAGCACAAGATGATATGTCGACAAATGTAATTCCGGAAGATCTATTGATTAACCCTCAAATTAGTCCTGATTACGATAATCTATATGTATTTACACCACGTATCATTACCGAGGATGGTAAATTTGTTTGGAATGAAGTTCATACATGGGCAGATTGTCAAATAAATGAGAATTGTAATTTAACACATAACTGGTGA
- a CDS encoding UvrD-helicase domain-containing protein, translating to MDTYQKLNNEQLKCVKHNKGPLMVVAGAGTGKTTVIVERIKYLIMNRGINPSDILALTFTEKAASEMEERIDVALSLGYSQMWISTFHSFCDRILRQEALAIGLTTSYDLMTTSETMRFITKHLYDFDFKYYRPLGNPNKFIKGLCQHFSRLQDEDVTADQYCDWVKSNDNKKHTEDEQIEVKKWNELSNAYKKYCDLKIHEGKMDFGDLITNTLKLFRVRPNILMNYQKKFSYILVDEYQDTNIAQNELVKMLANDDENITVVLDDDQSIYRFRGAAVSNAIQFRNSFPKVKTITLINNYRSRQEILDNAYNLIQFNNPDRLEVVEKINKKLISKIAGKGEVKFIHEANAENEARVVADEIFRMTRDDYQYNDVAILVRANDHASSFINALARKNIPYQFLGPGKLFLQKEIQEIIAYLKVVNDPDDSLSLFRLIASDYFAINVRDLKKITSYARKKNKSLFEVLEDDLRDISITKGKSGITKIYKLLQRHIELSEKSTAGSLVYTLLDETGMLKRLLDPDTPDVEKITKNISKFFDKLKNFETKTENANVQSVVEWIDLMIEEGESPAAAEIDWINNNAVNILTIHSSKGLEFPCVFLVNLVSQRFPTSDRKDQIPIPDGLIKEVVSSGDHHLQEERRLCYVGVTRAQEKLYLTAADYYGEGKRTKRLSPFIFETLGDEAIRSEVENSVQLSFADYKKTDDRKVEQVNEKLHIDYLSYSQIQTFEICPLHYKLKYLLNVPTPKTAPISFGVAIHQTLNDIYKHAVNGVNVTDKLAQEFLEKNWVSEGFTHKIHEDLYRKKGRAYIQDYVLKSFRKQSLPIAVEHSFLVNLTDPKHKGRSLKIGGKIDRIDRLPQGVLRIVDYKTSEDVPSQREVDKNDQLTFYALAASKIKEPPFNVTAEKIILCLYYFENQSMITSVRGADQLSDFENKIFRIREDIENSDFSCSHSYICQKDCEFSNFCLSDK from the coding sequence GGAGGAGAGGATTGATGTTGCCCTTTCGTTGGGTTATTCACAAATGTGGATTTCTACCTTTCATTCGTTCTGTGACCGCATACTTCGCCAGGAAGCGTTAGCGATTGGGCTTACTACGTCGTATGATCTTATGACAACTTCGGAAACGATGCGTTTTATAACCAAACATCTTTACGATTTTGATTTTAAGTATTACCGCCCACTCGGAAATCCAAACAAATTTATTAAAGGTTTGTGTCAGCATTTTAGTCGTCTTCAAGACGAGGACGTTACAGCTGATCAATATTGCGATTGGGTTAAAAGTAACGACAACAAAAAACATACCGAAGATGAACAAATCGAAGTAAAAAAGTGGAACGAGCTTTCAAATGCTTACAAAAAGTACTGCGATCTAAAAATACATGAAGGAAAAATGGACTTCGGTGATTTAATAACCAATACCTTGAAATTATTCAGAGTACGTCCAAATATCCTCATGAATTACCAAAAGAAATTTTCATATATTTTAGTTGATGAATATCAAGATACCAATATTGCCCAAAACGAATTGGTAAAGATGTTAGCAAACGACGACGAAAATATAACAGTAGTTCTTGACGATGATCAGTCGATTTATAGATTTCGAGGAGCGGCGGTATCAAACGCAATCCAGTTCAGGAACAGTTTTCCAAAAGTAAAAACAATTACCTTAATTAATAATTACAGATCAAGGCAAGAAATATTGGATAATGCTTACAATCTAATTCAATTCAACAACCCCGACCGATTGGAAGTAGTTGAAAAAATAAACAAGAAACTGATATCAAAAATTGCCGGTAAGGGGGAAGTAAAGTTCATTCACGAAGCAAACGCCGAAAACGAGGCGCGAGTAGTTGCTGATGAAATATTTAGAATGACTAGGGATGACTATCAATATAACGATGTTGCAATTCTCGTTCGCGCAAATGATCATGCCAGTAGTTTTATAAACGCGTTGGCAAGAAAAAATATTCCCTATCAGTTTTTAGGACCGGGGAAGCTTTTCTTGCAAAAAGAAATTCAAGAAATAATTGCGTACTTAAAAGTAGTAAATGACCCCGATGATTCCTTGTCACTTTTTAGGCTTATTGCTTCCGACTATTTTGCAATTAATGTCAGAGACTTGAAAAAAATAACAAGCTACGCCAGAAAGAAAAACAAATCACTTTTTGAGGTTTTGGAAGATGACCTACGAGATATAAGTATTACCAAAGGTAAATCTGGAATAACAAAAATTTACAAGTTACTTCAGCGCCATATTGAATTAAGTGAAAAAAGTACAGCGGGTAGTTTGGTTTATACATTGTTAGATGAAACCGGAATGTTAAAAAGACTTCTCGACCCAGATACACCGGATGTTGAGAAGATTACGAAAAACATCTCTAAATTTTTCGATAAGCTGAAAAACTTTGAAACAAAAACAGAAAACGCTAATGTTCAAAGTGTTGTCGAGTGGATTGACTTAATGATTGAGGAGGGTGAATCGCCTGCTGCCGCAGAAATTGATTGGATAAACAACAATGCTGTAAACATACTAACAATACATTCAAGCAAGGGATTGGAATTTCCATGTGTCTTTTTGGTAAATTTAGTATCACAACGATTCCCGACATCCGACAGGAAAGACCAGATTCCAATTCCGGATGGGCTTATTAAGGAAGTTGTATCCTCGGGTGATCACCATCTTCAAGAAGAAAGACGGCTTTGTTACGTGGGAGTAACAAGAGCACAAGAAAAACTCTATTTAACAGCGGCGGATTATTATGGAGAGGGAAAACGCACCAAAAGACTATCTCCGTTTATCTTTGAGACACTTGGAGACGAAGCTATCCGTAGTGAGGTGGAAAACTCCGTTCAATTATCGTTTGCCGATTACAAAAAAACCGACGACCGCAAGGTGGAGCAGGTAAATGAAAAACTCCACATTGATTATTTGTCCTATTCGCAGATTCAAACCTTCGAAATATGCCCTTTGCATTACAAGCTGAAATATTTATTAAATGTTCCAACTCCGAAAACTGCCCCGATTTCCTTTGGTGTTGCGATTCATCAGACGCTAAACGATATCTATAAACATGCGGTAAATGGTGTAAATGTTACCGATAAACTTGCTCAAGAATTTCTTGAAAAAAACTGGGTCAGCGAAGGATTTACCCACAAAATACACGAAGATTTATATAGAAAGAAGGGTAGGGCATACATACAAGACTATGTGTTAAAAAGCTTTCGTAAACAGAGTTTGCCGATTGCCGTTGAGCATTCTTTTCTGGTTAATCTGACAGATCCAAAACACAAGGGGAGAAGTCTAAAAATTGGCGGGAAAATCGACAGAATTGATAGATTACCGCAAGGTGTTTTGCGAATTGTTGATTATAAAACAAGCGAAGACGTACCAAGTCAACGCGAAGTAGACAAAAACGACCAGTTGACTTTTTATGCACTGGCCGCAAGTAAAATAAAAGAACCACCGTTTAATGTCACGGCAGAAAAAATCATACTTTGCCTGTATTACTTTGAAAACCAAAGCATGATAACGTCTGTAAGAGGTGCGGATCAGCTAAGTGATTTTGAAAACAAGATATTCAGGATAAGAGAAGATATCGAAAATTCGGATTTTTCTTGTTCTCATAGTTATATTTGCCAGAAAGATTGTGAATTCAGCAATTTTTGTTTATCGGATAAGTAA
- a CDS encoding peptidoglycan bridge formation glycyltransferase FemA/FemB family protein, with product MTPNKSEINKVATHPLQSWEWGEFRKEWGNEVVRLPFGQLMLHKIPKTNYKVATFIKGPKPNQSQLDTLKKIAKENNYIFIKLEPNIRHNKNSEILLKKSNARQGKTLFTPTTFWIDLTRNEDDVMKSFESKTRYNIRLAQKNGVEVVEDNSGKAFEKYLKLTKETVERQKFYAHSEKYHRLMWEHLHTSMSVNPIARLLTAKYRGEIITTWIVFVWKDFLYYPYGASTFKHKNIMANNLMMWEAIRYGQKNNLKTFDLWGREPGKGFTKFKEGYKPEIVRFIGTWDLVTSKLYSTYKLIDQTRWFFLRNKAKISRPTF from the coding sequence ATGACCCCAAACAAATCAGAAATAAACAAAGTCGCTACTCACCCTTTGCAATCGTGGGAATGGGGGGAGTTTAGAAAAGAGTGGGGCAACGAGGTTGTCAGGCTTCCTTTTGGTCAGCTAATGCTACATAAAATTCCAAAAACAAATTACAAAGTTGCTACCTTTATCAAAGGTCCTAAACCAAACCAGTCTCAGTTAGACACACTTAAAAAAATCGCCAAGGAAAACAATTATATATTTATTAAGCTTGAACCAAATATCAGGCATAACAAAAATAGCGAAATATTGTTAAAAAAATCAAACGCCAGACAGGGCAAGACGCTTTTTACTCCCACCACCTTCTGGATAGATTTAACAAGAAATGAAGACGATGTAATGAAATCATTTGAATCTAAGACTCGCTACAATATTCGTCTTGCTCAAAAAAACGGCGTAGAAGTTGTTGAGGATAACTCCGGCAAGGCTTTTGAGAAATATCTTAAATTAACAAAAGAAACGGTAGAACGTCAAAAGTTTTATGCTCATTCAGAAAAATATCACAGACTCATGTGGGAACATTTACACACCTCAATGTCCGTTAACCCAATAGCAAGACTATTAACAGCCAAATACCGAGGAGAAATCATAACAACGTGGATCGTTTTTGTTTGGAAAGATTTTCTTTATTATCCGTACGGAGCGTCGACCTTCAAGCACAAAAATATCATGGCCAACAATCTCATGATGTGGGAAGCAATAAGGTATGGACAAAAAAACAACTTAAAAACTTTTGATCTTTGGGGGCGAGAGCCCGGTAAGGGGTTTACAAAGTTCAAGGAAGGTTATAAGCCCGAAATTGTTAGATTTATTGGCACATGGGACCTCGTTACCAGCAAACTTTATTCCACCTATAAACTCATCGATCAGACTAGGTGGTTTTTTCTTAGAAATAAAGCCAAGATCTCCAGGCCTACTTTTTAA